In Phyllopteryx taeniolatus isolate TA_2022b chromosome 1, UOR_Ptae_1.2, whole genome shotgun sequence, the following proteins share a genomic window:
- the LOC133480845 gene encoding cytochrome b-245 heavy chain isoform X2, which produces MIAFHTAVHIIAHLFNFEYFMDAQLNRNSSLLPFVLSEFGNGDNASFLNPIRSNETNPTIVMFTTIAGVTGVVITLALILIITSSMEVIRRSYFEVFWYTHHLFVLFFIGLVFHGFGRIVRGQTSTSLTTNNPRVCADRFEDWGRNGTDCGVPEFAGNPPMTWKWIVGPMILYICERLVRIYRSHQKVVITKVVMHPSKTLELQMKRKGFHMEVGQYVFIQCPSVSRLEWHPFTLTSAPEEDYFSAHIRIVGDWTQALYEACGGDKTEPQEAWKLPKVAIDGPFGTASEDVFRYEVVMLVGAGIGVTPFASILKSVWYKRIQNQDVFTQKIYFYWLCPETQAFEWFADLLQSLESQMAAKSVIDFLSYNIYLTRWKEAEAAHFWVHHEAENDPITGLKQKTLYGKPNWDTEFTSIASKHPGTKVGVFLCGPPQLGKSLEKQCLSHSEAEVKFIFNKENF; this is translated from the exons ATGATTGCCTTTCACACAG CTGTGCATATCATTGCACATTTGTTCAACTTTGAGTATTTCATGGACGCTCAGCTAAACCGCAATAGCAGCCTTCTGCCCTTCGTACTGTCTGAATTTGGCAATGGCGACAACGCGTCCTTTCTCAACCCCATCAGGTCCAATGAAACG AACCCAACCATCGTCATGTTCACTACCATCGCTGGTGTGACCGGCGTGGTTATCACGCTGGCACTCATTCTCATCATCACTTCATCCATGGAGGTCATCCGCCGATCGTACTTCGAGGTGTTCTGGTACACCCATCACCTTTTTGTCCTCTTCTTCATCGGACTGGTATTCCATGGCTTTGG GCGGATTGTGCGAGGACAGACATCCACCAGTCTGACAACAAATAACCCACGAGTCTGTGCAGACCGGTTTGAGGACTGGGGAAGAAATGGAACAGACTGTGGGGTTCCAGAGTTTGCCGGAAACCCACCAATG ACGTGGAAGTGGATCGTGGGACCCATGATCCTTTACATATGTGAGAGGCTTGTTAGAATCTATCGATCTCACCAAAAAGTGGTCATCACTAAG GTGGTGATGCATCCCTCCAAAACTCTGGAGCTGCAGATGAAGAGGAAAGGTTTCCACATGGAGGTGGGCCAGTACGTCTTTATCCAGTGTCCATCTGTCTCCAGACTGGAGTGGCACCCTTTCACCCTGACCTCAGCCCCAGAGGAGGATTACTTCAGTGCCCACATTCGAATTGTTGGGGACTGGACTCAGGCGTTGTATGAAGCCTGCGGAGGAGACAAAACTGAACCTCAGGAGGCCTGGAAACTGCCCAA GGTGGCCATCGACGGGCCATTTGGCACTGCCAGTGAGGACGTGTTTCGATACGAGGTGGTCATGCTGGTGGGGGCGGGAATTGGTGTCACACCGTTCGCATCCATCCTCAAGTCTGTGTGGTACAAACGCATTCAGAACCAAGATGTCTTCACCCAAAAG ATCTACTTCTACTGGCTTTGCCCAGAGACACAGGCCTTTGAGTGGTTTGCGGACTTGCTGCAGTCGCTGGAGAGCCAGATGGCGGCGAAGAGTGTGATAGACTTCCTGAGCTACAACATCTACCTCACTCGCTGGAAGGAGGCAGAG GCGGCCCACTTCTGGGTGCACCACGAGGCGGAGAATGACCCAATCACGGGGCTCAAGCAGAAGACTCTTTATGGGAAGCCTAACTGGGACACTGAGTTTACCAGCATTGCATCCAAGCATCCTGG AACCAAGGTTGGGGTGTTCCTATGTGGGCCACCACAGCTGGGCAAGTCGCTGGAGAAACAGTGTTTGTCACACTCAGAAGCAGAGGTCAAGTTCATCTTTAACAAAGAAAACTTTTAA
- the LOC133480867 gene encoding prolactin receptor-like — protein MLELLLSLLVASVGCNTIQQLDSQSGDRQAAGEVAVTTRPLIYYCRSPNMEVFTCWWHPLTNLTEGEEVNHVLTYSKDKGPKLECPDNTSAGANSCHFDSIHTFIWNIYCMNVTAVTARQNFTSPEHCLDVADIVQTDAPVNLKYELMDAGGDEIGHDVLLTWVYPRPSDLKYGWITLVYELQYRRVSEPDKWKVKQTLREPQVKLLGLPINDYVIRVRCRSHNYGLWSKWSQPLLMSIPPRAPAADKLLVLILVTSISIVVLLAITVRVIPQWVRMKDFFLPPIPKPRIIGIDPLLLKNGNLDEINRHLTHFHGYLPPSFMDTEVWEQVSPDNIYVTTPKECTIPTESLNQMRDAFTVPHDLTATATHNQLWSQPPTTYTQSPYCMSPPQAFSQSPWPEIVSMPESSYSTMEQPSAHPPALSTTCPLQDLYSCVQVMNDSNGLQLVPCLPTAYCELPALPKFNLQASVKEEEDEKLAENQARKNDVAIAKES, from the exons ATGCTGGAGCTGCTCCTCTCCCTGCTTGTCGCCTCAGTGGGCTGCAACACAATCCAGCAACTGGACAGCCAATCTGGGGACAGACAAGCAGCAG GTGAGGTTGCTGTGACAACCAGGCCTCTCATCTACTACTGTCGCTCGCCCAACATGGAGGTCTTCACCTGCTGGTGGCATCCGCTCACCAACCTGACAGAAGGGGAGGAAGTCAACCACGTGCTCACCTATTCCAAAGA CAAGGGACCGAAACTTGAGTGTCCAGACAACACGAGTGCTGGTGCCAACAGCTGCCATTTTGACAGCATCCACACATTCATATGGAACATCTACTGCATGAACGTCACGGCTGTAACGGCTCGCCAAAACTTCACTTCACCAGAACACTGCCTTGATGTGGCCGACATCG TTCAGACTGATGCACCAGTCAATCTAAAGTACGAACTGATGGATGCCGGCGGGGATGAGATAGGTCATGACGTGCTGCTCACCTGGGTGTACCCGAGGCCCTCAGACCTCAAGTACGGCTGGATCACTCTGGTGTACGAGTTGCAGTACAGACGAGTTAGCGAGCCTGACAAGTGGAAG GTCAAGCAGACGCTGCGAGAGCCTCAAGTCAAGCTGCTCGGCCTTCCTATCAACGACTATGTGATCCGCGTACGCTGCCGCTCACACAACTACGGCCTATGGAGCAAATGGAGTCAGCCATTGCTGATGAGCATTCCCCCCCGGGCTCCAGCAG CAGACAAACTGCTGGTGCTGATTCTGGTGACGAGCATCAGCATCGTGGTGCTGCTGGCCATCACTGTACGTGTTATTCCACAGTGGGTGAG AATGAAAGACTTCTTCTTGCCACCTATTCCGAAACCGCGCATCATCGGCATTGACCCGCTGCTTTTGAAG AATGGGAATTTGGATGAAATCAACCGCCACCTGACTCATTTCCACGGCTACTTGCCTCCCAGCTTCATGGACACTGAAGTTTGGGAGCAGGTGAGTCCTGACAACATTTATGTCACCACGCCCAAAGAGTGCACCATTCCTACCGAGTCGCTCAACCAGATGAGGGATGCCTTCACTGTCCCACACGACTTGACGGCCACCGCAACTCATAATCAACTCTGGAGCCAGCCGCCAACAACGTACACACAAAGCCCGTACTGCATGTCTCCTCCTCAAGCCTTCTCACAATCCCCATGGCCTGAGATTGTTAGCATGCCAGAGAGCAGCTACAGCACGATGGAACAGCCAAGTGCACACCCACCAGCCCTCTCCACTACCTGCCCCCTGCAGGATCTCTACAGCTGTGTACAGGTCATGAATGACAGCAACGGATTGCAGTTGGTGCCGTGCCTGCCAACTGCGTATTGCGAGCTCCCGGCACTCCCCAAGTTTAATTTACAAGCTAGCgtaaaagaggaagaagatgagaaGTTGGCTGAGAACCAAGCCAGAAAGAACGATGTGGCTATAGCCAAAGAGAGCTGA
- the LOC133480845 gene encoding cytochrome b-245 heavy chain isoform X1, with amino-acid sequence MGNLAANEGLSIFVILVWLGINAFLFVHFYMAFLVDKWFYTRVLLGHALSWARAPAACLNFNCMLILLPVCRNLLSFMRGSIQFCSRTAARQLDRNITFHKLVAYMIAFHTAVHIIAHLFNFEYFMDAQLNRNSSLLPFVLSEFGNGDNASFLNPIRSNETNPTIVMFTTIAGVTGVVITLALILIITSSMEVIRRSYFEVFWYTHHLFVLFFIGLVFHGFGRIVRGQTSTSLTTNNPRVCADRFEDWGRNGTDCGVPEFAGNPPMTWKWIVGPMILYICERLVRIYRSHQKVVITKVVMHPSKTLELQMKRKGFHMEVGQYVFIQCPSVSRLEWHPFTLTSAPEEDYFSAHIRIVGDWTQALYEACGGDKTEPQEAWKLPKVAIDGPFGTASEDVFRYEVVMLVGAGIGVTPFASILKSVWYKRIQNQDVFTQKIYFYWLCPETQAFEWFADLLQSLESQMAAKSVIDFLSYNIYLTRWKEAEAAHFWVHHEAENDPITGLKQKTLYGKPNWDTEFTSIASKHPGTKVGVFLCGPPQLGKSLEKQCLSHSEAEVKFIFNKENF; translated from the exons ATGGGAAACTTGGCAGCCAACGAGGGACTCTCCATCTTTGTCATT CTGGTTTGGCTCGGGATTAACGCCTTCCTCTTCGTCCATTTCTACATGGCCTTTCTGGTTGACAAATGGTTCTACACACGTGTGCTGCTCGGG CATGCTCTTTCATGGGCCCGAGCTCCAGCCGCCTGCCTTAACTTTAACTGCATGCTCATCCTGCTTCCCGTCTGCAGGAACCTACTCTCCTTCATGCGTGGCTCCATCCAG TTCTGCAGCCGCACAGCCGCTCGGCAGCTGGACCGAAACATCACTTTCCACAAGCTGGTGGCATATATGATTGCCTTTCACACAG CTGTGCATATCATTGCACATTTGTTCAACTTTGAGTATTTCATGGACGCTCAGCTAAACCGCAATAGCAGCCTTCTGCCCTTCGTACTGTCTGAATTTGGCAATGGCGACAACGCGTCCTTTCTCAACCCCATCAGGTCCAATGAAACG AACCCAACCATCGTCATGTTCACTACCATCGCTGGTGTGACCGGCGTGGTTATCACGCTGGCACTCATTCTCATCATCACTTCATCCATGGAGGTCATCCGCCGATCGTACTTCGAGGTGTTCTGGTACACCCATCACCTTTTTGTCCTCTTCTTCATCGGACTGGTATTCCATGGCTTTGG GCGGATTGTGCGAGGACAGACATCCACCAGTCTGACAACAAATAACCCACGAGTCTGTGCAGACCGGTTTGAGGACTGGGGAAGAAATGGAACAGACTGTGGGGTTCCAGAGTTTGCCGGAAACCCACCAATG ACGTGGAAGTGGATCGTGGGACCCATGATCCTTTACATATGTGAGAGGCTTGTTAGAATCTATCGATCTCACCAAAAAGTGGTCATCACTAAG GTGGTGATGCATCCCTCCAAAACTCTGGAGCTGCAGATGAAGAGGAAAGGTTTCCACATGGAGGTGGGCCAGTACGTCTTTATCCAGTGTCCATCTGTCTCCAGACTGGAGTGGCACCCTTTCACCCTGACCTCAGCCCCAGAGGAGGATTACTTCAGTGCCCACATTCGAATTGTTGGGGACTGGACTCAGGCGTTGTATGAAGCCTGCGGAGGAGACAAAACTGAACCTCAGGAGGCCTGGAAACTGCCCAA GGTGGCCATCGACGGGCCATTTGGCACTGCCAGTGAGGACGTGTTTCGATACGAGGTGGTCATGCTGGTGGGGGCGGGAATTGGTGTCACACCGTTCGCATCCATCCTCAAGTCTGTGTGGTACAAACGCATTCAGAACCAAGATGTCTTCACCCAAAAG ATCTACTTCTACTGGCTTTGCCCAGAGACACAGGCCTTTGAGTGGTTTGCGGACTTGCTGCAGTCGCTGGAGAGCCAGATGGCGGCGAAGAGTGTGATAGACTTCCTGAGCTACAACATCTACCTCACTCGCTGGAAGGAGGCAGAG GCGGCCCACTTCTGGGTGCACCACGAGGCGGAGAATGACCCAATCACGGGGCTCAAGCAGAAGACTCTTTATGGGAAGCCTAACTGGGACACTGAGTTTACCAGCATTGCATCCAAGCATCCTGG AACCAAGGTTGGGGTGTTCCTATGTGGGCCACCACAGCTGGGCAAGTCGCTGGAGAAACAGTGTTTGTCACACTCAGAAGCAGAGGTCAAGTTCATCTTTAACAAAGAAAACTTTTAA